In one Chelmon rostratus isolate fCheRos1 chromosome 7, fCheRos1.pri, whole genome shotgun sequence genomic region, the following are encoded:
- the LOC121609419 gene encoding matrix metalloproteinase-20-like, translated as MHVMLVSCCVLVLLMPAPCVTAPTFMPEGESSPSTEPQVDLKLATEYLQQFYNLQEEPMGRMKRSGPSFTSKVKDMQMFFGLNATGALDADTLEVMSSPRCGVPDVEEYSHIQGTRWSKNVITYSIGRYTRDLPRNTVDSLVESAFSVWARASSLTFVRSHTRSADIMVEFVTSEHGDLYPFDGPRGTLAHAFGPGLGIGGDTHFDDDEHWTAGETGFNLLVVAAHEFGHALGLKHSGNPESLMYPNYRSSRPANLLSREDVANINALYSPVRGRPNHFSRHSWNSQYNPWASGPLFPRPMQNKCDPDLTFDAVSTLGDATFFFREQYLWIKHNEQYGIKEGPITNFMPKIETSIDAAFWVPRRSTAYLIHESMFWTMKGSLVKGKPRALSHFGFPAWVQDVDAAVHIVKTGRTLFFMHDIYWSYNENRRVMDFGYPKYISEDFPGVNTTINAAVHKDGFIYFFVGPQVYKYDYTQKHVVGVEKANSWLGC; from the exons ATGCATGTCATGCTGGTCTCTTGCTGTGTCCTGGTCTTGCTTATGCCCGCTCCGTGTGTTACGGCGCCCACATTTATGCCGGAGGGAGAGAGCTCTCCTTCCACAGAACCACAGGTTGACTTGAAGCTGGCCACT GAATACCTTCAGCAGTTCTACAACCTGCAAGAAGAGCCCATGGGGCGCATGAAGCGGAGCGGGCCCTCCTTCACCTCCAAGGTGAAAGACATGCAGATGTTCTTTGGGCTCAATGCAACAGGTGCGCTGGACGCAGACACCCTGGAGGTGATGAGCAGCCCTCGATGTGGCGTTCCAGATGTGGAGGAGTACAGCCACATCCAGGGGACACGCTGGAGCAAGAACGTCATCACCTACAG CATTGGCAGGTACACCAGAGATTTGCCTCGCAACACCGTGGACTCGCTGGTTGAGTCAGCTTTCAGTGTTTGGGCCAGAGCCAGCAGCCTGACGTTTGTCAGGTCGCACACCCGCAGCGCTGACATCATGGTGGAGTTTGTGACCAGTG AACATGGTGACCTGTATCCATTCGACGGGCCCAGAGGCACACTGGCTCATGCTTTTGGTCCAGGGTTGGGCATCGGAGGGGACACGCACTTCGACGATGATGAGCACTggacagcaggagaaacag GGTTTAACCTGTTGGTTGTAGCTGCACATGAATTTGGCCATGCTTTGGGGCTGAAGCACTCCGGAAACCCAGAGTCACTCATGTATCCGAACTACAGATCGTCCCGTCCAGCCAACCTATTATCCAGAGAAGATGTAGCAAATATCAACGCACTTTACA GTCCAGTCAGAGGTCGTCCAAATCACTTTTCGAGGCACAGCTGGAACTCTCAGTATAACCCCTGGGCATCAGGACCGCTGTTCCCTCGACCGATGCAGAACAAATGTGATCCAGACCTGACCTTTGATGCAGTGTCCACTCTCGGGGATGCCACCTTCTTTTTCAGAGAACA ATATCTCTGGATTAAACATAATGAGCAATATGGCATCAAGGAAGGTCCTATCACCAACTTTATGCCTAAGATCGAAACCAGCATCGATGCTGCCTTCTGGGTGCCTCGCAGATCCACTGCTTATCTCATTCATG AGTCCATGTTCTGGACGATGAAAGGCTCTCTTGTGAAGGGAAAGCCACGAGCACTCAGTCACTTTGGGTTTCCAGCCTGGGTCCAGGACGTTGATGCGGCAGTGCACATAGTGAAAACAGGACGTACACTCTTCTTTATGCATGATATTTACTGGAG TTACAATGAAAACCGAAGGGTTATGGATTTCGGTTACCCAAAGTACATCAGCGAGGACTTTCCTGGGGTCAACACAACAATAAACGCTGCTGTTCATAAAGACG GTTTCATCTACTTCTTCGTCGGACCACAAGTCTACAAATACGACTACACCCAGAAACATGTTGTCGGAGTTGAGAAAGCAAACTCTTGGCTCGGATGTTGA
- the LOC121609420 gene encoding collagenase 3-like has protein sequence MSLADFWIALLACSAVCHAAPTIAPTVSPEEEDLAEGYLSQFYADVGMRNSSVRSINKNAFSQDLEAMQAFFGLEVTGVLNNETVEVMKAPRCGVSDISRYGHFPGKPRWEKRLITYRITRYTPDLTQSQVDRTIAQAFQLYSDVIPLNFKQVYSGTADIMILFKNGYHGDFYPFDGAGGVLAHANSPGQGQGGDTHFDDDETWTLTQRGVNLLLVAAHEFGHALGLDHSRDRRALMFPTYQYVNTNGYRLPDDDKRGVQALYGSRTPVPTTAPKPKPPPGPDPGPEPEEPTEDPNPDPLPNPRDEQCSRELVFDAATSIRGDLYFFKNGYYWRKSSRLQGIRLIKVNTKWPRIHYVDAAFEVPSKDVVYLFEGRQYWGIRASAKTMISGYPKSITNLGLPSSVTKVDAAVYVPSTGKTLIFVNNQYWSYDVGRNRVDFGYPRAITWDFPGIGSRVDAAFENYGYMYFSSGPRQSEYYLPYKRVMRVLLNYGWLNCY, from the exons ATGTCTCTCGCTGATTTTTGGATAGCGCTGCTGGCTTGTTCAGCCGTGTGTCATGCAGCACCTACCATTGCTCCAACAGTTTCACCAGAGGAAGAAGACCTGGCTGAG GGATACCTGTCTCAGTTCTACGCTGATGTTGGGATGAGAAACTCCTCAGTGCGAAGCATCAACAAGAACGCCTTCAGCCAGGATCTAGAAGCAATGCAGGCTTTCTTTGGCCTGGAG GTGACTGGCGTTCTGAATAACGAGACTGTTGAGGTGATGAAGGCACCTAGATGTGGCGTGTCAGACATCAGCCGATACGGACACTTCCCTGGGAAACCCAGATGGGAGAAAAGGCTAATCACATACAG GATCACTCGCTACACTCCAGATCTGACCCAGAGTCAGGTGGACAGAACCATTGCTCAGGCCTTCCAGCTCTACAGCGATGTCATCCCGCTGAACTTTAAACAGGTCTACAGCGGCACTGCAGACATCATGATCCTCTTCAAGAACGGAT ATCATGGGGACTTTTACCCTTTTGATGGGGCGGGGGGAGTCTTGGCCCATGCTAACTCTCCTGGACAGGGCCAGGGAGGGGACACAcactttgatgatgatgaaacctGGACTCTTACCCAAAGAG GTGTGAATCTGCTGCTGGTGGCGGCCCATGAGTTTGGCCACGCTCTGGGCCTGGATCACTCCAGGGACAGGCGGGCGCTCATGTTCCCCACTTACCAATATGTCAACACAAACGGATACAGGCTGCCAGATGATGACAAGCGTGGGGTCCAAGCACTTTACG GCAGCCGCACACCAGTGCCCACAACAGCACCAAAACCTAAACCACCTCCTGGACCAGATCCTGGGCCAGAGCCAGAGGAACCAACAGAGGATCCAAACCCAGACCCTCTGCCCAACCCCAGAGATGAGCAGTGCAGCCGTGAGCTGGTGTTTGATGCAGCGACCTCCATCAGGGGAGACCTGTACTTCTTCAAAAACGG ATACTACTGGAGGAAGAGTTCAAGACTGCAAGGAATCCGTTTAATTAAAGTAAACACAAAATGGCCACGAATCCACTACGTCGATGCTGCTTTTGAAGTCCCTTCCAAGGATGTGGTGTATCTTTTTGAAG GTCGTCAATACTGGGGCATCAGGGCTTCTGCAAAGACAATGATATCAGGCTATCCAAAGTCCATCACCAACCTTGGACTCCCCTCATCAGTCACTAAGGTGGATGCAGCCGTCTACGTGCCATCTACTGGAAAAACACTCATTTTTGTCAATAACCAGTATTGGAG ctACGATGTGGGCAGAAACAGAGTGGACTTTGGATACCCACGGGCCATCACTTGGGATTTCCCTGGCATAGGCTCCAGAGTAGATGCAGCCTTTGAGAATTATG GATATATGTATTTCTCATCTGGCCCCAGACAGAGTGAGTACTACCTGCCATACAAGAGAGTGATGCGTGTGCTGCTCAACTACGGCTGGCTCAACTGTTACTGA